The genome window AATTACTATATTATGACGTTCCGGTTTTACAATCAAGCATTTTTATTAAAAAACATATGACAATTTCTAATAGAATATAAAGCTTAAATAGACTTTAGTTATTTCAACATATTAATATCTAAACCGAGGAGATCTTCTGGTCGATCGATATCTGCAAGAGTGGGCAGATAAGCAATATTGAGGTCGAGCTTTTGGGCGATCGCCCGCGTACAAGCCAATACTTCACTGGTTCCCCAGTGAATGCCACCGAACAATTCCGGTATCGCTCGCCGCAGCCCGATCAGATAATAACCTCCGTCTTTGGCCGGGCCCAAAACTAAATCGTGCTGGCTCAATTCCTCAAAAGCTTGTGCCATGATTTCTGCTTTCAAACCAGGACAATCAGTGCCGATAATTGCAGTTTTCTCAACCCCTGAATTAAAAGACTTTTGAAACGCTGCTGTCATTCTTGCGCCCAAATCACCGTCTATTTGATTTTCACAAAAAATATCACTTCCCAACCACTCTTGCATCAGTTGTTGGCTGCCGCCGGCTCGGTGAATTTCTACCGATAACCGGCGGGATTTTTGGAGAGAGAGAGCGCAGGCGATCGTCCGTTGGGCCATCAAGCGGTGAAGGTTGGCAGCGCCTGTTTTTCCCAGCACCGGAATTAGTCGAGTTTTGGTTGTTCCGGGTTCGGGATAGCGGGTGAAAACAATCAGTTTTTCGGGCATCATTTATTGTTCGTGAGTTTTAAAGGCAGGCACCGCAGAGGAAGAGAAGAGAAAGAGTGGATAACTGATTCACAGATTGCCGATCGATGTTGGTGGGTTAGGCAATGACTTAATTTAATCGCCGCGCCCAACCCAGCATACAATGTATTTACTGAAAAATAGCCAGCGGTTAGCTCATTTCTAGCATTCGTTGGATGGGCTGCAAAGCTGCTAGTTGAATATTTAGGGGCATGGTAATTTCAGGGGTTTGATTTTTCATAGCTAGATACAATTTTTCCAAGGTATTTAATCTCATGTGCGGGCATTCGTTGCAAGCACAACTATTATTGTTGGGAG of Oscillatoria nigro-viridis PCC 7112 contains these proteins:
- a CDS encoding TIGR04282 family arsenosugar biosynthesis glycosyltransferase; translation: MMPEKLIVFTRYPEPGTTKTRLIPVLGKTGAANLHRLMAQRTIACALSLQKSRRLSVEIHRAGGSQQLMQEWLGSDIFCENQIDGDLGARMTAAFQKSFNSGVEKTAIIGTDCPGLKAEIMAQAFEELSQHDLVLGPAKDGGYYLIGLRRAIPELFGGIHWGTSEVLACTRAIAQKLDLNIAYLPTLADIDRPEDLLGLDINMLK